In one window of Chloroflexota bacterium DNA:
- a CDS encoding ATP-dependent Clp protease adaptor ClpS: protein MAPRSTPPRAETTPTITHPDLDRDQTVVPKALRPFKVVVLDCDCHSFDDVEVALCRIIPGMTRDKAHQHAWEVHTTGASVVARAPKERAELYEHQLAARGLRVTIEPD from the coding sequence ATGGCTCCACGAAGCACGCCGCCCCGAGCCGAGACGACGCCGACGATCACGCACCCTGACCTCGACCGCGATCAGACGGTCGTGCCGAAGGCGCTACGGCCGTTCAAAGTCGTGGTCTTGGACTGCGACTGCCATTCGTTCGACGACGTCGAGGTGGCGCTCTGCCGGATCATCCCCGGGATGACGCGGGACAAGGCCCACCAGCACGCCTGGGAAGTCCACACGACCGGCGCGTCGGTTGTGGCGCGCGCGCCGAAGGAACGAGCCGAACTGTACGAGCACCAGCTTGCAGCACGCGGCCTGCGGGTGACCATCGAGCCCGACTGA
- a CDS encoding DUF2283 domain-containing protein, giving the protein MEAVKILEGREPVTRTYDEEADVLYLALGAPRAAMGVDAGDGVILRYDEAAHEVVGVTLVGVRARLLRQLAEGA; this is encoded by the coding sequence ATGGAAGCGGTGAAGATACTGGAAGGCCGCGAGCCGGTAACTCGGACCTACGATGAAGAGGCCGATGTCCTCTATCTCGCGCTGGGCGCACCTCGCGCGGCCATGGGTGTCGATGCTGGTGATGGCGTCATCCTGCGCTACGACGAAGCCGCGCATGAAGTGGTCGGCGTGACGCTGGTGGGCGTACGCGCCAGGCTCCTGCGTCAACTCGCTGAAGGGGCCTGA